In Musa acuminata AAA Group cultivar baxijiao chromosome BXJ3-11, Cavendish_Baxijiao_AAA, whole genome shotgun sequence, one DNA window encodes the following:
- the LOC135652713 gene encoding aquaporin PIP1-2-like, translating to MEGKEEDVRLGANRFSERQPIGTAAQSQDKDYKEPPPAPLFEPGELSSWSFYRAGIAEFVATFLFLYITILTVMGVVKSDTKCSTVGIQGIAWAFGGMIFALVYCTAGISGGHINPAVTFGLFLARKLSLTRALFYMVMQCLGAICGAGVVKGFRKGLYESNGGGANVVAAGYTKGDGLGAEIVGTFILVYTVFSATDAKRNARDSHVPILAPLPIGFAVFLVHLATIPITGTGINPARSLGAAVIYNKDHAWDDHWIFWVGPFIGAALAAMYHQVVIRAIPFKSRP from the exons ATGGAGGGGAAGGAGGAGGATGTGAGACTGGGAGCAAACAGGTTCTCGGAGAGGCAGCCTATAGGGACAGCTGCACAGAGCCAGGACAAGGACTACAAGGAGCCACCACCAGCTCCGCTGTTCGAGCCAGGGGAGCTCAGCTCATGGTCCTTCTACAGGGCTGGCATAGCCGAGTTCGTGGCCACCTTCCTTTTCCTCTACATCACCATCCTCACCGTCATGGGCGTGGTCAAGTCCGACACCAAGTGCTCCACGGTGGGCATCCAAGGCATCGCCTGGGCCTTCGGTGGCATGATCTTCGCCTTGGTCTACTGTACCGCTGGGATCTCAG GTGGACATATCAACCCGGCGGTGACCTTCGGGCTGTTCCTGGCAAGGAAGCTCTCCCTCACCAGGGCGCTGTTCTACATGGTGATGCAGTGCCTGGGTGCCATCTGCGGTGCTGGTGTGGTGAAGGGGTTTCGGAAGGGGCTCTACGAGAGCAACGGCGGTGGAGCAAACGTGGTGGCCGCTGGCTACACCAAGGGTGATGGCTTGGGTGCTGAGATCGTGGGCACCTTCATTCTTGTCTACACCGTCTTCTCTGCCACCGATGCCAAGAGGAACGCTAGGGACTCTCATGTGCCC ATACTCGCTCCCTTGCCCATTGGTTTTGCAGTTTTCCTGGTTCACTTGGCCACCATCCCCATTACCGGCACTGGCATCAATCCCGCGAGAAGCCTTGGAGCTGCCGTCATCTACAATAAAGACCATGCTTGGGATGACCAC TGGATCTTCTGGGTTGGACCATTCATCGGAGCTGCTCTTGCTGCCATGTACCACCAGGTTGTGATCAGGGCAATCCCATTCAAGAGCAGGCCCTGA
- the LOC135582287 gene encoding cysteine protease ATG4B-like isoform X3: MRRLQERILGTSRFDNLSMTSQIWFLGKCYKLSLEESSQCSDPGNSYAAFLEDFSSRIWITYRKGFEPIGESKFTCDVNWGCMIRSSQMLVAQALILHHLGRSWRKPLQKPYDLQYVEVLHLFGDSSTCAFSIHNLLQAGRGYGLAAGSWLGPYAICRTWETLARANKEQAEHDKCKESLPMVLYIVSGDEDGEQGGAPVVCIEVAAKLGSHFSKGQLEWAPILLLVPLVLGLEKINPRYIPLLWETFTFPQSVGILGGKPGASTYIVGVQDDKALYLDPHEVQPAVDIRRDDSEADCTSYHCSTVRHLPFDMIDPSLAIGFYCRDKGDFEDFCSRASQLADSSNGAPLFTVVRNLQPAKPIPCHVGTDHNRGIDDTSVENFSDIGGQVHEDEWQIL, encoded by the exons ATGAGGAGGCTTCAAGAGCGTATACTGGGGACAAGCAGATTTGACAATTTGAGCATGACCAGTCAAATATGGTTTCTTGGCAAGTGTTACAAACTATCACTTGAGGAATCATCACAATGTTCTGATCCTGGCAATAGTTATGCTGCTTTTCTAGAAGATTTCTCATCGAGAATTTGGATCACATACCGGAAAG GTTTTGAACCCATTGGTGAATCAAAGTTCACATGTGATGTCAACTGGGGATGTATGATCAGAAGTAGCCAGATGCTTGTTGCTCAG GCTTTGATTCTTCATCATTTGGGGAGATCCTGGAGGAAACCCTTGCAGAAG CCATATGATCTTCAGTATGTTGAAGTTCTGCATCTTTTTGGTGACTCAagcacatgtgccttttcaatccACAATCTGCTTCAAGCTGGGAGGGGTTATGGTTTAGCTGCTGGATCATGGTTGGGTCCTTATGCCATATGCCGAACATGGGAAACCCTTGCTCGTGCTAACAAAGAGCAAGCTGAACATGACAAATGTAAAGAGAGCTTGCCCATGGTTCTATATATTGTTTCAGGTGATGAAGATGGGGAACAAGGTGGAGCTCCAGTTGTCTGTATTGAAGTTGCTGCAAAACTCGGTTCGCATTTTAGCAAGGGACAACTAGAATGGGCACCTATTCTTTTGTTGGTTCCTTTGGTTCTTGGACTAGAAAAAATCAACCCTAG GTACATTCCTTTGCTTTGGGAAACATTTACATTTCCACAAAGTGTGGGCATTTTAGGTGGAAAACCTGGGGCCTCAACTTATATTGTTGGCGTACAAGATGACAAGGCATTGTACTTGGATCCTCACGAAGTTCAACCG GCTGTTGATATCAGGAGAGATGATTCAGAAGCTGATTGTACTTCATATCACTGCAG CACTGTGCGACACCTGCCATTTGACATGATAGACCCATCATTGGCCATTGGATTTTACTGCAGGGATAAAG GTGATTTTGAAGACTTCTGTTCCCGTGCTTCTCAGCTTGCAGACAGCTCAAATGGAGCACCATTATTTACTGTTGTCCGAAATCTTCAGCCTGCAAAACCAATTCCCTGCCATGTAGGTACAGATCACAACAGAGGAATAGATGATACCTCTGTGGAAAACTTCAGTGACATTGGTGGTCAGGTCCACGAAGATGAATGGCAAATTCTATGA
- the LOC103970936 gene encoding remorin-like: MGERHSTLSKLENVREAADENEVLSPTVLKRPKEFKALMGNSSSEKGMGGSADRDALLAQVENDKRISLIRAWSAGEKTKADNKAQRKMSSILSWENTKMATIEAEIKKNEERLEKKKADSEEKAKNKIAMIHKEAEGRRAMVESKHGEELLRAEEAVAKYHSTEHTPKKGAGCFSSFSP, translated from the exons ATGGGAGAGCGACACTCGACGTTGTCGAAGCTGGAGAACGTGCGGGAGGCGGCCGACGAGAATGAGGTCCTCTCACCGACCGTGTTGAAGAGGCCGAAGGAGTTCAAAGCTCTGATGGGGA ATTCTTCTTCAGAGAAGGGCATGGGAGGATCAGCTGACAGAG ATGCTCTACTGGCACAGGTGGAGAATGACAAGAGGATTTCTTTGATCAGAGCATGGAGCGCAGGTGAAAAGACCAAAGCTGACAACAA GGCTCAGAGGAAGATGTCATCCATTCTTTCATGGGAGAACACGAAGATGGCAACCATCGAGGCTGAGATAAAAAAGAATGAG GAGAGGCTGGAGAAGAAGAAGGCGGATTCCGAAGAGAAGGCGAAGAACAAGATCGCCATGATACACAAGGAAGCAGAGGGGAGGAGGGCGATGGTGGAGTCGAAGCACGGGGAGGAGCTCCTCAGAGCGGAGGAGGCTGTTGCCAAGTATCATTCCACCGAACACACCCCGAAGAAGGGAGCGGGCTGCTTTAGCTCCTTTAGCccctaa
- the LOC135582287 gene encoding cysteine protease ATG4B-like isoform X1, with the protein MTALPERTVDSKFPAGDSDDSADREPVATNSEQKAIENKSLKASFLTSFFTSTLSIFERRSDSFSVEKKPTKSRSYGWTTAVRKVVTSGSMRRLQERILGTSRFDNLSMTSQIWFLGKCYKLSLEESSQCSDPGNSYAAFLEDFSSRIWITYRKGFEPIGESKFTCDVNWGCMIRSSQMLVAQALILHHLGRSWRKPLQKPYDLQYVEVLHLFGDSSTCAFSIHNLLQAGRGYGLAAGSWLGPYAICRTWETLARANKEQAEHDKCKESLPMVLYIVSGDEDGEQGGAPVVCIEVAAKLGSHFSKGQLEWAPILLLVPLVLGLEKINPRYIPLLWETFTFPQSVGILGGKPGASTYIVGVQDDKALYLDPHEVQPAVDIRRDDSEADCTSYHCSTVRHLPFDMIDPSLAIGFYCRDKGDFEDFCSRASQLADSSNGAPLFTVVRNLQPAKPIPCHVGTDHNRGIDDTSVENFSDIGGQVHEDEWQIL; encoded by the exons ATGACGGCCTTGCCTGAGAGAACTGTGGATTCCAAATTTCCTGCAGGAGACTCGGATGATTCAGCAGATAGAGAACCAGTAGCTACAAATTCAGAACAAAAGGCTATTGAAAATAAGTCTTTAAAGGCTTCTTTCTTGACAAGTTTCTTCACATCCACTTTGTCAATCTTCGAAAGACGCTCTGATTCATTTTCAGTTGAAAAGAAGCCCACCAAATCCAGAAGCTATGGCTGGACTACAGCTGTGAGGAAGGTTGTGACCAGTGGCTCAATGAGGAGGCTTCAAGAGCGTATACTGGGGACAAGCAGATTTGACAATTTGAGCATGACCAGTCAAATATGGTTTCTTGGCAAGTGTTACAAACTATCACTTGAGGAATCATCACAATGTTCTGATCCTGGCAATAGTTATGCTGCTTTTCTAGAAGATTTCTCATCGAGAATTTGGATCACATACCGGAAAG GTTTTGAACCCATTGGTGAATCAAAGTTCACATGTGATGTCAACTGGGGATGTATGATCAGAAGTAGCCAGATGCTTGTTGCTCAG GCTTTGATTCTTCATCATTTGGGGAGATCCTGGAGGAAACCCTTGCAGAAG CCATATGATCTTCAGTATGTTGAAGTTCTGCATCTTTTTGGTGACTCAagcacatgtgccttttcaatccACAATCTGCTTCAAGCTGGGAGGGGTTATGGTTTAGCTGCTGGATCATGGTTGGGTCCTTATGCCATATGCCGAACATGGGAAACCCTTGCTCGTGCTAACAAAGAGCAAGCTGAACATGACAAATGTAAAGAGAGCTTGCCCATGGTTCTATATATTGTTTCAGGTGATGAAGATGGGGAACAAGGTGGAGCTCCAGTTGTCTGTATTGAAGTTGCTGCAAAACTCGGTTCGCATTTTAGCAAGGGACAACTAGAATGGGCACCTATTCTTTTGTTGGTTCCTTTGGTTCTTGGACTAGAAAAAATCAACCCTAG GTACATTCCTTTGCTTTGGGAAACATTTACATTTCCACAAAGTGTGGGCATTTTAGGTGGAAAACCTGGGGCCTCAACTTATATTGTTGGCGTACAAGATGACAAGGCATTGTACTTGGATCCTCACGAAGTTCAACCG GCTGTTGATATCAGGAGAGATGATTCAGAAGCTGATTGTACTTCATATCACTGCAG CACTGTGCGACACCTGCCATTTGACATGATAGACCCATCATTGGCCATTGGATTTTACTGCAGGGATAAAG GTGATTTTGAAGACTTCTGTTCCCGTGCTTCTCAGCTTGCAGACAGCTCAAATGGAGCACCATTATTTACTGTTGTCCGAAATCTTCAGCCTGCAAAACCAATTCCCTGCCATGTAGGTACAGATCACAACAGAGGAATAGATGATACCTCTGTGGAAAACTTCAGTGACATTGGTGGTCAGGTCCACGAAGATGAATGGCAAATTCTATGA
- the LOC135582287 gene encoding cysteine protease ATG4B-like isoform X2 yields the protein MPSRAAVILLGLLLAGDSDDSADREPVATNSEQKAIENKSLKASFLTSFFTSTLSIFERRSDSFSVEKKPTKSRSYGWTTAVRKVVTSGSMRRLQERILGTSRFDNLSMTSQIWFLGKCYKLSLEESSQCSDPGNSYAAFLEDFSSRIWITYRKGFEPIGESKFTCDVNWGCMIRSSQMLVAQALILHHLGRSWRKPLQKPYDLQYVEVLHLFGDSSTCAFSIHNLLQAGRGYGLAAGSWLGPYAICRTWETLARANKEQAEHDKCKESLPMVLYIVSGDEDGEQGGAPVVCIEVAAKLGSHFSKGQLEWAPILLLVPLVLGLEKINPRYIPLLWETFTFPQSVGILGGKPGASTYIVGVQDDKALYLDPHEVQPAVDIRRDDSEADCTSYHCSTVRHLPFDMIDPSLAIGFYCRDKGDFEDFCSRASQLADSSNGAPLFTVVRNLQPAKPIPCHVGTDHNRGIDDTSVENFSDIGGQVHEDEWQIL from the exons GAGACTCGGATGATTCAGCAGATAGAGAACCAGTAGCTACAAATTCAGAACAAAAGGCTATTGAAAATAAGTCTTTAAAGGCTTCTTTCTTGACAAGTTTCTTCACATCCACTTTGTCAATCTTCGAAAGACGCTCTGATTCATTTTCAGTTGAAAAGAAGCCCACCAAATCCAGAAGCTATGGCTGGACTACAGCTGTGAGGAAGGTTGTGACCAGTGGCTCAATGAGGAGGCTTCAAGAGCGTATACTGGGGACAAGCAGATTTGACAATTTGAGCATGACCAGTCAAATATGGTTTCTTGGCAAGTGTTACAAACTATCACTTGAGGAATCATCACAATGTTCTGATCCTGGCAATAGTTATGCTGCTTTTCTAGAAGATTTCTCATCGAGAATTTGGATCACATACCGGAAAG GTTTTGAACCCATTGGTGAATCAAAGTTCACATGTGATGTCAACTGGGGATGTATGATCAGAAGTAGCCAGATGCTTGTTGCTCAG GCTTTGATTCTTCATCATTTGGGGAGATCCTGGAGGAAACCCTTGCAGAAG CCATATGATCTTCAGTATGTTGAAGTTCTGCATCTTTTTGGTGACTCAagcacatgtgccttttcaatccACAATCTGCTTCAAGCTGGGAGGGGTTATGGTTTAGCTGCTGGATCATGGTTGGGTCCTTATGCCATATGCCGAACATGGGAAACCCTTGCTCGTGCTAACAAAGAGCAAGCTGAACATGACAAATGTAAAGAGAGCTTGCCCATGGTTCTATATATTGTTTCAGGTGATGAAGATGGGGAACAAGGTGGAGCTCCAGTTGTCTGTATTGAAGTTGCTGCAAAACTCGGTTCGCATTTTAGCAAGGGACAACTAGAATGGGCACCTATTCTTTTGTTGGTTCCTTTGGTTCTTGGACTAGAAAAAATCAACCCTAG GTACATTCCTTTGCTTTGGGAAACATTTACATTTCCACAAAGTGTGGGCATTTTAGGTGGAAAACCTGGGGCCTCAACTTATATTGTTGGCGTACAAGATGACAAGGCATTGTACTTGGATCCTCACGAAGTTCAACCG GCTGTTGATATCAGGAGAGATGATTCAGAAGCTGATTGTACTTCATATCACTGCAG CACTGTGCGACACCTGCCATTTGACATGATAGACCCATCATTGGCCATTGGATTTTACTGCAGGGATAAAG GTGATTTTGAAGACTTCTGTTCCCGTGCTTCTCAGCTTGCAGACAGCTCAAATGGAGCACCATTATTTACTGTTGTCCGAAATCTTCAGCCTGCAAAACCAATTCCCTGCCATGTAGGTACAGATCACAACAGAGGAATAGATGATACCTCTGTGGAAAACTTCAGTGACATTGGTGGTCAGGTCCACGAAGATGAATGGCAAATTCTATGA